In Aegilops tauschii subsp. strangulata cultivar AL8/78 chromosome 3, Aet v6.0, whole genome shotgun sequence, one genomic interval encodes:
- the LOC109765763 gene encoding chitinase CLP-like, translating into MARLLLLVLAASLVALASCQRLPVLAKGLPVLAKGLPVLAPVTKDPATSLYTIPFHQGASLVLDIAGPLVWSTCQRGDLPTDIPCSSPTCLLANAYPAPGCPAPSCGSGSHDKQCTTYPSNPVTGACAAGSLARTTLIADTTDGNNPVSQVYVRILAACAPRKLLASLPRGSMGVAGLGGSGLALPAQVASTQKVANKFLLCLPSGGPGVAIFGGGPLPWPQLTQSMPYTPLVTKGGSPAHYISVKAIQLEDTRVSVSERVLATGGVMLSTRLPYALLRHDVYRPLVDAFTKALAAQPANGAPVARAVKPVAPFELCYDTKSLGNNPGGYWVPNVGMTLDGGSDWWMTGKNFMVDVKPGTACVAFVEMKGVEAGDGRAPAVILGGAQLEELVLDFDMEKKRLGFLRLPHYMDCSRFNFTRSA; encoded by the coding sequence ATGGCACGACTGCTCCTCCTCGTCCTGGCCGCCTCGCTCGTTGCGCTGGCGTCGTGCCAACGCCTTCCGGTGCTCGCCAAAGGTCTTCCGGTGCTCGCCAAAGGTCTTCCGGTGCTCGCTCCGGTCACCAAGGACCCCGCCACCTCCCTCTACACAATCCCCTTCCACCAGGGCGCCAGCCTCGTCCTTGACATCGCCGGCCCGCTCGTCTGGTCCACGTGCCAGCGCGGCGATCTGCCGACAGATATCCCGTGCAGTAGCCCCACCTGCCTCCTCGCCAACGCCTACCCCGCCCCGGGCTGCCCCGCGCCCAGCTGCGGCAGCGGCAGCCACGACAAGCAATGCACGACGTACCCATCCAACCCGGTCACCGGCGCGTGCGCCGCCGGGAGCCTCGCCCGCACGACGCTCATAGCCGACACCACCGACGGGAATAACCCGGTGAGCCAGGTGTACGTCCGGATCCTGGCGGCGTGCGCGCCGAGAAAGCTCCTGGCGTCGCTGCCCCGCGGCTCCATGGGCGTCGCCGGGCTAGGGGGCTCCGGCCTGGCGCTGCCGGCGCAGGTGGCGTCCACCCAGAAGGTCGCCAACAAGTTTCTCCTCTGCCTCCCCAGCGGCGGCCCTGGCGTGGCCATCTTCGGCGGCGGCCCGCTCCCGTGGCCGCAATTGACGCAGTCGATGCCGTACACGCCGCTCGTCACCAAGGGCGGCAGCCCCGCGCACTACATCTCCGTCAAGGCCATCCAACTGGAGGACACCCGCGTCTCCGTCTCAGAGCGCGTGCTCGCCACCGGCGGCGTGATGCTCAGCACGAGGCTGCCCTACGCCTTGCTCCGCCACGACGTCTACCGCCCGTTGGTGGACGCGTTCACCAAGGCCCTGGCGGCGCAGCCTGCCAACGGAGCGCCCGTGGCGCGCGCCGTGAAGCCTGTGGCACCGTTCGAGCTGTGCTACGACACGAAGTCGCTGGGCAACAACCCCGGCGGGTACTGGGTGCCGAACGTCGGGATGACGCTCGACGGCGGGAGTGACTGGTGGATGACTGGGAAGAACTTCATGGTGGACGTCAAGCCGGGGACGGCGTGCGTTGCGTTCGTGGAGATGAAGGGGGTGGAGGCCGGCGACGGCAGGGCGCCGGCGGTGATCCTCGGAGGAGCCCAGTTGGAGGAGCTCGTGCTCGACTTCGACATGGAGAAGAAGCGGCTCGGGTTTCTCAGGTTGCCACACTATATGGATTGCAGCAGATTCAATTTCACTCGAAGCGCTTAG